Proteins co-encoded in one Populus trichocarpa isolate Nisqually-1 chromosome 10, P.trichocarpa_v4.1, whole genome shotgun sequence genomic window:
- the LOC7492380 gene encoding diamine oxidase [copper-containing] 1, peroxisomal isoform X1 has translation MATAQEKATPTSFASAAGKAAAADGVLQSWTDPSQDPITKRSPTSVSLIRPVSSLSPDPNTKGITIMTRAQTCHPLEPLTAAEISVAVATVRAAGATPEVRDSMRFVEVVLVEPVKHVVALADAYFFPPFQPSLLPRTKGGPVIPTKLPPRRARLVVYSKRSNETSIWIVELAEVRATTRGGHHRGKVISSEVVPNVQPPMDAVEYAECEAVVKDFPPFREAMKKRGIDDMDLVMVDPWCAGYHSDSDAPSRRLAKPLIFCRTESDCPMENGYARPVEGIHVLVDMQNMVVIEFEDRKLIPLPPADPLRNYTSGETRGGVDRSDIKPLQIIQPEGPSFRVSGHFIEWQKWNFRIGFTPREGLVIYSVAYVDDGRGRRPVAHRLSFVEMVVPYGDPNDPHYRKNAFDAGEDGLGKNAHSLKKGCDCLGYIKYFDAHFTNFTGGVETIENCVCLHEEDHGILWKHQDWRTGLAEVRRSRRLSVSFVCTVANYEYGFFWHFYQDGKIEAEVKLTGILSLGALPPGETRKYGTTIAPGLYAPVHQHFFVARMDMAVDCRPGETFNQVVEVNVKIEEPGKDNVHNNAFYAEEELLRSELQAMRDCNPLSARHWIIRNTRTVNRSGQLTGYKLMPGSNCLPLAGSEAKFLRRAAFLKHNLWVTPYARDEMYPGGEFPNQNPRVGEGLATWVKQNRSLEETDVVLWYVFGVTHIPRLEDWPVMPVERIGFMLMPYGFFNSSPAVDVPPSASDLDLKDNVVAAKPIQNGLLAKL, from the exons ATGGCCACAGCTCAGGAAAAGGCGACGCCTACTTCCTTTGCGTCTGCTGCTGgaaaagcagcagcagcagatggGGTCTTGCAGAGCTGGACCGATCCCTCCCAGGATCCCATCACCAAGAGATCACCCACCTCGGTTTCCCTGATCCGTCCTGTTTCCTCCCTCTCACCTGATCCTAATACTAAAG GGATTACGATAATGACGAGGGCGCAAACCTGCCACCCTTTAGAACCACTAACTGCTGCTGAGATTTCTGTTGCAGTGGCAACTGTTAGGGCAGCTGGAGCAACCCCTGAG gtgAGGGATAGCATGCGATTTGTGGAAGTAGTTTTGGTGGAGCCTGTCAAGCACGTGGTTGCATTGGCAGATGCGTATTTCTTTCCTCCTTTCCAGCCTTCATTACTTCCCAGAACGAAAGGTGGACCAGTGATTCCCACTAAACTTCCTCCGAGACGAGCAAGACTTGTTGTTTACAGCAAAAGGTCAAATGAGACAAGCATATGGATTGTTGAACTGGCAGAAGTTCGTGCAACAACTCGAGGTGGCCACCACAGGGGCAAAGTCATTTCATCTGAAGTTGTTCCGAATGTTCAGCCTCCCATG GATGCTGTGGAATATGCTGAATGCGAAGCTGTGGTGAAAGATTTCCCTCCATTTCGCGAGGCAATGAAAAAGAGGGGTATTGACGACATGGATCTTGTGATGGTGGACCCGTG gtgTGCTGGATATCACAGTGATTCTGATGCTCCTAGCCGCAGGCTTGCTAAACCTCTTATCTTTTGCAGAACTGAGAGTGATTGCCCTATGGAAAATGGTTATGCCCGCCCGGTTGAAGGAATCCATGTTCTTGTTGATATGCAAAATATGGTCGTGATTGAGTTTGAAGACCGTAAACTGATTCCCTTACCGCCTGCTGATCCATTGAGAAATTATACTTCAGGCGAAACTCGAGGAGGTGTTGATAGAAGTGATATTAAACCTCTACAGATCATTCAACCTGAAGGTCCAAGTTTTCGTGTCAGTGGACACTTCATCGAATGGCAGAAG TGGAATTTTCGTATTGGTTTCACACCCAGGGAGGGCTTAGTCATCTATTCTGTTGCATATGTTGATGATGGTCGAGGTCGGAGACCTGTGGCTCACAGGTTAAGTTTTGTTGAGATGGTGGTCCCTTATGGAGATCCTAATGACCCACACTATAGGAAGAATGCATTTGATGCTGGAGAAGATGGACTGGGTAAAAATGCACATTCTCTTAAGAAG GGTTGTGATTGTTTAGGCTATATAAAGTACTTCGATGCACACTTTACAAATTTCACAGGAGGTGTTGAAACGATTGAGAACTGTGTTTGTTTACATGAAGAGGATCATGGGATCTTATGGAAGCATCAGGATTGGAGAACAGGATTAGCAGAAGTCCGACGTTCTAGAAGGCTTTCAGTGTCTTTTGTGTGCACTGTTGCTAATTATGAGTATGGATTTTTCTGGCACTTTTATCAG GATGGAAAAATTGAAGCCGAGGTTAAACTAACTGGAATTCTTAGCTTAGGAGCACTTCCACCTGGAGAAACTCGAAAATATGGAACAACAATTGCTCCGGGATTGTACGCACCTGTCCATCAACACTTTTTTGTGGCACGTATGGATATGGCTGTTGATTGTAGACCTGGTGAAACATTCAATCAG GTCGTTGAGGTGAATGTTAAAATTGAAGAGCCAGGAAAGGATAATGTCCATAACAATGCATTCTATGCTGAAGAGGAACTGCTCAGATCTGAGTTACAAGCAATGCGAGATTGTAATCCATTATCTGCTCGCCATTGGATT ATCAGAAACACAAGAACTGTCAACCGGAGCGGGCAGCTAACAGGTTACAAGCTGATGCCTGGTTCAAACTGTTTACCGCTAGCTGGTTCTGAGGCAAAATTCTTGAGAAGAGCTGCTTTCTTGAAACATAACCTTTGGGTTACGCCATATGCACGTGATGAAATGTATCCTGGAGGCGAGTTTCCTAATCAGAATCCACGTGTTGGTGAGGGATTGGCTACTTGGGTGAAGCAAAATCGATCACTTGAAGAAACTGATGTAGTTCTTTG
- the LOC7492380 gene encoding amine oxidase [copper-containing] zeta, peroxisomal isoform X2, whose amino-acid sequence MTRAQTCHPLEPLTAAEISVAVATVRAAGATPEVRDSMRFVEVVLVEPVKHVVALADAYFFPPFQPSLLPRTKGGPVIPTKLPPRRARLVVYSKRSNETSIWIVELAEVRATTRGGHHRGKVISSEVVPNVQPPMDAVEYAECEAVVKDFPPFREAMKKRGIDDMDLVMVDPWCAGYHSDSDAPSRRLAKPLIFCRTESDCPMENGYARPVEGIHVLVDMQNMVVIEFEDRKLIPLPPADPLRNYTSGETRGGVDRSDIKPLQIIQPEGPSFRVSGHFIEWQKWNFRIGFTPREGLVIYSVAYVDDGRGRRPVAHRLSFVEMVVPYGDPNDPHYRKNAFDAGEDGLGKNAHSLKKGCDCLGYIKYFDAHFTNFTGGVETIENCVCLHEEDHGILWKHQDWRTGLAEVRRSRRLSVSFVCTVANYEYGFFWHFYQDGKIEAEVKLTGILSLGALPPGETRKYGTTIAPGLYAPVHQHFFVARMDMAVDCRPGETFNQVVEVNVKIEEPGKDNVHNNAFYAEEELLRSELQAMRDCNPLSARHWIIRNTRTVNRSGQLTGYKLMPGSNCLPLAGSEAKFLRRAAFLKHNLWVTPYARDEMYPGGEFPNQNPRVGEGLATWVKQNRSLEETDVVLWYVFGVTHIPRLEDWPVMPVERIGFMLMPYGFFNSSPAVDVPPSASDLDLKDNVVAAKPIQNGLLAKL is encoded by the exons ATGACGAGGGCGCAAACCTGCCACCCTTTAGAACCACTAACTGCTGCTGAGATTTCTGTTGCAGTGGCAACTGTTAGGGCAGCTGGAGCAACCCCTGAG gtgAGGGATAGCATGCGATTTGTGGAAGTAGTTTTGGTGGAGCCTGTCAAGCACGTGGTTGCATTGGCAGATGCGTATTTCTTTCCTCCTTTCCAGCCTTCATTACTTCCCAGAACGAAAGGTGGACCAGTGATTCCCACTAAACTTCCTCCGAGACGAGCAAGACTTGTTGTTTACAGCAAAAGGTCAAATGAGACAAGCATATGGATTGTTGAACTGGCAGAAGTTCGTGCAACAACTCGAGGTGGCCACCACAGGGGCAAAGTCATTTCATCTGAAGTTGTTCCGAATGTTCAGCCTCCCATG GATGCTGTGGAATATGCTGAATGCGAAGCTGTGGTGAAAGATTTCCCTCCATTTCGCGAGGCAATGAAAAAGAGGGGTATTGACGACATGGATCTTGTGATGGTGGACCCGTG gtgTGCTGGATATCACAGTGATTCTGATGCTCCTAGCCGCAGGCTTGCTAAACCTCTTATCTTTTGCAGAACTGAGAGTGATTGCCCTATGGAAAATGGTTATGCCCGCCCGGTTGAAGGAATCCATGTTCTTGTTGATATGCAAAATATGGTCGTGATTGAGTTTGAAGACCGTAAACTGATTCCCTTACCGCCTGCTGATCCATTGAGAAATTATACTTCAGGCGAAACTCGAGGAGGTGTTGATAGAAGTGATATTAAACCTCTACAGATCATTCAACCTGAAGGTCCAAGTTTTCGTGTCAGTGGACACTTCATCGAATGGCAGAAG TGGAATTTTCGTATTGGTTTCACACCCAGGGAGGGCTTAGTCATCTATTCTGTTGCATATGTTGATGATGGTCGAGGTCGGAGACCTGTGGCTCACAGGTTAAGTTTTGTTGAGATGGTGGTCCCTTATGGAGATCCTAATGACCCACACTATAGGAAGAATGCATTTGATGCTGGAGAAGATGGACTGGGTAAAAATGCACATTCTCTTAAGAAG GGTTGTGATTGTTTAGGCTATATAAAGTACTTCGATGCACACTTTACAAATTTCACAGGAGGTGTTGAAACGATTGAGAACTGTGTTTGTTTACATGAAGAGGATCATGGGATCTTATGGAAGCATCAGGATTGGAGAACAGGATTAGCAGAAGTCCGACGTTCTAGAAGGCTTTCAGTGTCTTTTGTGTGCACTGTTGCTAATTATGAGTATGGATTTTTCTGGCACTTTTATCAG GATGGAAAAATTGAAGCCGAGGTTAAACTAACTGGAATTCTTAGCTTAGGAGCACTTCCACCTGGAGAAACTCGAAAATATGGAACAACAATTGCTCCGGGATTGTACGCACCTGTCCATCAACACTTTTTTGTGGCACGTATGGATATGGCTGTTGATTGTAGACCTGGTGAAACATTCAATCAG GTCGTTGAGGTGAATGTTAAAATTGAAGAGCCAGGAAAGGATAATGTCCATAACAATGCATTCTATGCTGAAGAGGAACTGCTCAGATCTGAGTTACAAGCAATGCGAGATTGTAATCCATTATCTGCTCGCCATTGGATT ATCAGAAACACAAGAACTGTCAACCGGAGCGGGCAGCTAACAGGTTACAAGCTGATGCCTGGTTCAAACTGTTTACCGCTAGCTGGTTCTGAGGCAAAATTCTTGAGAAGAGCTGCTTTCTTGAAACATAACCTTTGGGTTACGCCATATGCACGTGATGAAATGTATCCTGGAGGCGAGTTTCCTAATCAGAATCCACGTGTTGGTGAGGGATTGGCTACTTGGGTGAAGCAAAATCGATCACTTGAAGAAACTGATGTAGTTCTTTG